The genomic stretch ATAAAGTAAACATTTTGTCCTGCAAAAAttataaagggataatttcagaaacctcaaggcTCAACCTTCCTTGAGGTTTCCAACAGTCTCATTCGCCTCCCTTGAGAGGTTTGCAAAATATCGGTCATCTCCTCTGTCGGATTATTGGGCCCCAATTGCGGCATCAATGGTGATAATTTTGATAGAAACACCCTCATAACTTATCATATATTTCGAGGTTATGTTGACATAATTAGTTAAACCGGTAATACAAAGGATTAACTAATTTAATGATAATTTGGATGCAAAATTAATTGCTAATTTTGATATTACAAAAGGACACCATTTTGGCGCCCTTTTCTGATTGATGTGACATTGGAAGGTGTGCTGTGGTCGATTACATCAACAGAAATATAGCTTCTTCAGCCATATTGAGGAAAGTAGAGATAGAGTTGAAGAGGAGATTTGCTCACCACGAAAAAGGTGGAAAATCTAAGGAAATAAGAACATCTCAAGCAAGGTTAGTCTCTAACAAATTTTTGCTGTAAActctttgaaaattttattctttGGTTGCAGATGTTAAACATAGTTGTCATTGATCatgtttttatatttattggaCAAGTGATTAAATTACCTGGTGCATAAAGTGGAAAGCATGACAACAATGCATTTATAGTATGTTTTGTGTGATGTATTTTGTTTTTTGGCTTTATCAAAGTGGATTCTAGTATTTGCAGTTGAGTTCATTAGTACTAGTTTCAATATCATGGAACAAACATGTTTTTCAGGAATGAAAGTTGAGGTAGGGGATGTTGGCAGTGGATGACCATTAGAATAGAAAAGGTGTTAAATTATGACAATATTTTCCTGATCTCTGGTTATAATAGCTATAAATGGTAATGTGTATTCTTGCTTATTCATAAAAAATGGTCTATTTGAAACCGGAGGCGTTGGACTGAGCTGgttttatatgatttgtttCAGACTTGGACACTGTCCTGCATATGCCATATTAAACATTGAATAGGATGGTTGTCCTTTATGCAATCTCTATAATTGTAGGATGGTGACTGGTGGTATTCATGACAGTGTTAATGAAGTTAGTGAATTTCATGATTCACCTACTTTGCTTGAAGAAGCCATTTGCATTTGTTTCTAGTTAGTTCAATTGATAACTTCCTTTTTTGCATTTCCTTTAGCTTCATCTGTTGTAGCTTCATTTTGCAGTTATATAGAGAAATAGGCAAGAGTGATATTGCTTTTTACCGTTAGAAGCTGTAGCACAAAGAATTATTGGCTTCTAGCTTCCAAAATGCAATAGCAACCTTGCCTTTCCCATTAGTTTCAAATACACCTTGAACTTTTACTCTTCTTATATGGTTGTGTACTACTCAACATAAATTAAGTGAGGTGAACTGTTAACaaatttaggggaggtttctgaaatcatcccaattttaaaaaccggaatttgaattttatggACGAGAACATAAGTTTCCTGGTTATTGGAATTCAGAGCCAAAATTGTCATGACCCGAGCCCAATGAGTGGCCCAAACAACTTTTAGCTGCACTCCACAAACCCAAAGTGGGTCTCACATTTAAGCTCAGACTCTGGCGGTGGCCCCCATACATCCACTTAGTCATACTCGAACTCTGGAGGCGGCTTCTGTACATAGCATGCAGTTCCTTACACTTCCTTGCATGGTTAGAAACATAACACATTGGCCCTATATGTGGCACACAGTTCTTTGTACTTCCTTGTATAGTCAGAACCATAACACATTAGTCTAGATTCACCTCGTGCGGTCTTGCGTAGTCAGAACCATACCACACTACACATTGGCCCCATACATGACATGTATTTTGTATTTCCTTGCGTAATCAAAACCATAACACACTAGTCTAGGTTCATCTCGTGTGGTCTTGCGTAGTCAGAACCATACCACACTACACATTGACCCCATACATGGCATGCATTTCCTTGCACTTTCTTGCATAATTGGAATCATAATATACTAGCCTAGATTTACTTCGTGTGATCTTACATAGTCGGAACCATAGGAAACTACACACTTGTCTTGTACGTAGCATGCAGTTCATTCCACTTCCTTGTGAAGTCAGAACCATAACACACTAGTTTAGGTTCACCTCGCATGGTCTTGCGTAGTCAGAACCATACACACTACACATTGGCCCCGTACGTGGCATGCATTTTGTACTTCCTTGTGTAGTCGAAACTATAACATACTAATCTAGGTTCACCTCGCGTGGTCTTGCGTAGTCAGAACCATACCACACTAGACATTAGCCCGTACATGGCATGCATTTCCTTGCACTTTCTTGCACAATTGGAATCATAACACACTAGCCTAGATTCACCTCACGTGATCTTACATGGTCAGAACCATAACAAACTACACACTTGTCTTGTACATGGCACACAGTTCCTTGCACTTCCTTGTGAAATCGAAACTATAACACACTAGTCTATGTTCACCTTGATGGTTTTGCGTAGTCGGAACCATAATACATTAAACTAGGCTCACCCCACGCAATATGTAAGGCcactctgataccatttgtcaTGACCCGGTGCCAAAAACTGGCCCAAGCAACTTTTGGACAaaatttacaaaccaaaatggtTAACCCAAATTTTTCAGTAGCCTTTGGACCCAAGCTAATAActattcctttcctttcctttcttccaATGTGGGACAGGGGTTCGAGTCTCACACATAAAGACTGCTCTAAAGTTTGCTGTAATCATGGAAATATTAGTGCAATTCAATGGAAATTCGAGTAAAAGGATAAGTATTTTATGAATCTCCGTTCATGCACCATGTCAACTGGCTTCAGCGGGTAactttttcattattttcccCCTAAATTGGAAAATCTTGTAGCAGGATATCTCAGGACCTCCATAACAGAAATAAAGAAGCAAAGTAATATATCATCCTTCATCATCCTTCGAAAACACTTTAAAAGCAGAAAAGATAACAAGTTTCAAAAGATTCTGTGTTGGAGTATGAGCATATACTGCTCATTTGCTAAGCCTTTCCAACGAACTCAACATCAAACAGAAGAACAGAGTTTGGGGGAATAATACAAGTACctacaaaaatcaagaaaatagaTCAGAGAATATTCTCCAATATATTATGGAACCATCAATTGCTAATCAGGAATATGCAGGTTCCATGGACTATGCAGCTATTTAGATGGAAGTGATAGTTACTTACCACCTCTACAGCCAGCGCCTCTTGCAccatatgcaagttctggaggAATTTTCAGGGTCCTTTTACCTCCTGTATGAGATATTGCTATCAGTGAGTTGTTATATGATGCTTGATATATTGGACAACAGTACCAGAGTAACTGTATTCATACCGGTCAACATTGGGGGAACCCCATCACCACCTAGAATGCCCTGATCCCAGCCTTTGATTACCTAAATTAACATAGAGAATGGATTTCATGTCAACTAGATGAGCATCAGAAAGGAACATGTTTGTGATCAGCATCCAGTTATTTCTGCTAATCAGTAAGACTGTTACATGTGTAAATTCAAAGAGTCACTGACACGAGCAACTAAGGGAGTTTAATAATCTCCTCGGAAAAAAGGGAAGCCAAGATATTCTGGCTGAAAGTTAGCCTCCAGTTATAGTAAAAGGCATCTTAATTTGTTGCCCCTACAAAATCCTGGGGCATGCATTTTGCAGGCCCATAAAATATGTTTATCTTAATCAGTCCCTTGTTACTGATTTGGCAAGAGAACTCAAGGCAAAGGATGTGATAACAAGGTTGATTAACATAGATGAGCTATTTCAGATTGAAAATACTTGAATGGCATCAAAAGTTGATGTAATACTTAATGTTTTCCAGGAACGACCTAGAGTTGAATGAGTAAATGAAGACTGCAGAGCTTTCAAAGCTAGGACTCTATTGTTATGGTTTTTTGTTTAGAACAGTTTTAAGAACATATTGTAAAAATTAGAGATTGCCATGTTAGataaaaaaaaccaaaatcacagtaatttcttttctttgtcaATGTGTCCTCAAGTATACTGTATTTATGAGATTACCAGCAAGATAAATACAAGTCTTCCTTAATTGCCATGTTAGATAAAAAAACCAAAATCAcagtaatttcttttctttgtcaATGTGTCCTCAAGTATACTGTATTTATGAGATTACCAGCAAGATAAATACAAGTCTTCCTTACCCCATCCCCTCCCTTGTATAATAAGAAAATGCACAATATACAGCTTAATGACATGGTGTCCAAAAATTTTGACTGATAGTTGGGTATTACATTCGGTTATCTCTTATGGATACCATGAAGTGCAGCTCCAGGTCTGTGTCAAAACCAAGTTAGAACTAGTACCACAGCAGTACAGAACCTCACACAACATACAGATGCTGTAGAAGGAAGAGTGGAAGATAAAATGGAAATGCATTTGTCCCTGAATATTAACTCAATTTCCATTTCAGAGTTCAACAGTTTATTCGTTCTGAGTTAAGTCTGCAGTTCAAGTTGAATGAATGGCAGTGTAACTTGGACCTGTTTGCAAACTGATCTGTATGGATTCACAAAATACTGAATACACATCACACCAATTTAACTGAGCAGAAGCTGATTTTAAGTTCAGAATTTAAGTTTGGGTGGCTTTACAATAAACACACCCTCCAAAATTTTATAAGTAGTTCTTCTTTGACACCAATTTATAAGTACATTTTCAGCCTTCTATCTGGCTAGATAATGCTAGGAAACCTGTAGGACTACGTGGCTTAATATATAAAAACTGCAACTTTTTGTTTGAAAAAACTCAAGTGCAACCTCAAGTCCCAATTTAGCTATTGTCATACAGCCATATCACTTGAAGGAAGGACCATGGCTAACCTTCTGCATTTTGTGGTATGATCTCATTTATCAAGAATAACCTAAAAACTCAGTCAAATCTTGATGTAATAAGTGGCCTGAAGGACTCAAGCTGAAAAAGTAGTCGAACCCATAATTGGTTGATTATGTACTTCTAGCAAGTTCATCGGTTATCATAACCTTATCAACCTTTGCTTGTACAAGTTTAGGAGTAGAACATTACCATAACAAGTTATTTGGAAACCAGCAAGCTGAGGACCATGTGGAGCTAGTTCTATCTAAGAACGCTTAAAATGTCCTGGCAGTTTTATATGTTAAGTTAGTTCTGGTTCTCCCTTAGCACTGTTTAAAGTAAGTGGTAGATTCTTAACTAATTTTGCTAATCAATGATAATCACTATAACTAACAGTCAAGTTTTATACTGTTATAAGCATACAATTAAAGAGAAACAGTTCTGTGATCCCCATGACCATCGGAATCTGTGAATATGTACTTACCTCACCAACACCAACACGAAATGTAAGAGGCTTTCCCCGATTGTAACTGCTATCAAAGACTGTCCCATTCACCAATTTCCCTGTGTAATGTGCCTGCATAAATTTCGTCAGTAAGAAACTTGTAGAAAGTTGGTCACATTAACTACTTTAGTGCGTATGGTGCATCATTTTCTCGAAGCATTGGTGATTTGACATGTTACCCCGGCATGAAAGGCATCAACAGCAAAAAATCAATCTCTTCACCGTCTCTTTACTATTTTTATTCACCGAATAGAATTCGATAAAATCATTTTCAACATTCAAGAAATCATCTGTGCAGCATCTAAGCCATTCTGTTCTATTCTTATCAATTGGTTTTAGAGTATTTCTTTACTCTTGTTGAAAACAATTCTTTCAGTACAAGTGGAAAGGTATCAAATTGAGCAGAAAGATTTTAACAATTCTTCAAAACCCTTTTCTTAATTTGCCAAAGGGATTTCTAACTACACTTCCTAACTGGTGtacatttccttttctttgatgAATTAAGGTGACTGGAAGTTACAAAATTGATAGTCTAACAGTTAAAATCCTCAAAAGCATTctaaaacactcaccaattttcGAACTTAATTTCACCGAAATCAGACAGTGCACTCAGTCAATTAACAACAACAGATAAGCAGCCAAACTAAGAAACAGAAATAAGAAGATTACTGGGTTCAGAAAACTACCAGTAAAACAGAATTTCACTCTGTACATGACTTTATTGATGGAATATTCATCAACAATCTTGAACTTACCTTAATGAGTTGTCCCTTTTCAGCTTGAGGGCCGTCGCCCGAAACCTTGTCACAGAATGCAAGTCCTGAAGGGGTTTCAGTGAATTCACAGGGGGTGGCTTCTGCAGCAGCAGTTGGTTCCGGCTGTAGGATGAACTCAACCAAACTGAAGCAAAGACCAATGCCAATTGCTCCTCTTCTGCTGCATATACCTGAGCTTATGCTCGGTTCTTTTGAATTTGCATCGAAACTACTGTTTCGGTTGCTCGAAAACTTTATAACAGAAGATTCAGCGTTGCGCAAATTCTGATTGACTACTAATCTGGGAGTGGATGTGAGGATGTAGCGGTTTATGGGAGTGGTGCAAGTCCCAAGGGAAAATGGCATTGAGTTCATTTCCACACATTAGAGATTCTCGTTTTAACGTGATAAGTCATATATTAGGAGAGTTTGGATATCagaattattccaaataatatttcgcttgcatcgcAAACATATTTCCCAacctacctttttatattttcaattacctttttatctcacatatatcacatcacaaaaagtgctacagtaattattccaaataatatttcaaataatacactatccaaacaaacctacATTTGATGATTTAAGCATGCCACAATTCTTTttcgttctttttttttattattttgggtAAATTCCTTTTACCATTTGTAGTTTGGTATTTTACTATATAACACCCATATTTTAAAAACCTATATATAAATCTCTCATAGTTTGggttaataataaaaaatcaaaatcaaactaataaattgataaatttaccttttcattactgctttttttttctttcaaacataaaaatgaagaaattgaaataaaaatagataactgAGAAATAAAAAATACCATTAAAGATTTGGTTTAGAAAGCTATAATGATATTGGTAGTCAAAAAAGAATTGGTATTTTTCgtttcttatttatttgttttatatttccactttatctttttttgtttcttatgtatttattttttatttcccctctatctcttttgtatttggtgaatttgtcaatttattagtttgattttagTTTTATACTATTGATCGTTAGTTTTAACGGAAAATTAATGGTTATACTTCAACCCAAATTGTGAGAAGTTTATATGTACATTTTTAAACCATGAGGAGACTATGGGGTAAAGCACTAAACTACAGGGGACTAAAAGATAATtaatccctctctctctctccccccccccccccccccccccccctttatAAATGGAAGGTTTTGAATCTAGGATTTTTTATTTACAATTTCTCATACTTTACCACTCATCTCACTCTTTTATCTTTGTATGTGAACTAGTTGTGGGAACTCTATTTGGTAGTAAAATTGATCTGAAGGGAAAATTTTGAGATTGTTGGATTTAGATGTTGGGAAATAGGGATGTTGTAGATGCTATGATTTTAA from Coffea eugenioides isolate CCC68of chromosome 8, Ceug_1.0, whole genome shotgun sequence encodes the following:
- the LOC113779920 gene encoding peptidyl-prolyl cis-trans isomerase FKBP13, chloroplastic, coding for MNSMPFSLGTCTTPINRYILTSTPRLVVNQNLRNAESSVIKFSSNRNSSFDANSKEPSISSGICSRRGAIGIGLCFSLVEFILQPEPTAAAEATPCEFTETPSGLAFCDKVSGDGPQAEKGQLIKAHYTGKLVNGTVFDSSYNRGKPLTFRVGVGEVIKGWDQGILGGDGVPPMLTGGKRTLKIPPELAYGARGAGCRGGTCIIPPNSVLLFDVEFVGKA